The Lewinella sp. 4G2 nucleotide sequence TGGTACTTCTTTTTTCCGCGACGAGGGCAAAGCACTGCTATTAGACGAGTTTGGAAAAGACTACGGTGTCTACTTCAGTATTCTCTCCCTAATTGCGAGTGGCAAAACTGATCGCGGTACCATTACTAGTACGCTACAAAAAGATATTGGTGGCCAACTTACTCGTTTGGAGGCCGTGTACGGTATCGTTAAAGCGCAGCGGCCGATGTTCAGCAAGCCTAACTCGCGAAATATTAATTTTTACATTAACGACGAGTTCCTCCGTTTTTGGTTCCGCTTCATTTTTAAAAACCAGCCGCCTTTAGAAATTGGCAATTATGACTACGTACGCGAAGTAATCGACCGGGACTTTTCCACTTTCGCGGGCGTAGCCCTGGAGAAATTCGTCCGCGCTGAGTTAGCGGCCACCGGGCAGTATTCTCACGTAGGCAACTACTGGGAGAAAGGTAACCAGAACGAGATCGACGTGATCGCCTACAACGAATTGACGAAGCAAGCTTTGATCGGGGAAGTCAAAATGCAGGCAAAAAAGATATCCCTCGATAAGCTTCGCATAAAGGCGGAAGCAGTGATGCGAAAACTGGGGAGATTCGAAGTTGCTTATCGAGGATTCAGTTTGGAAGATATTAAAAAACTGGGTTGATCTTTCCTGGGAACGGACGCTCGGAGGAACTCCCCACTTGCTGCGCGCGTGAGGAGCACGCTCCAAGGACCTGTGGGCGGCGTGGGGATTAATCAGCTACTGTAATCTAGATCCTTGGAACGTCCGACGTAGGAGGTCTTCCAAGCGTCCGGTTACGTGTATGACCGCACGCTCGCAGGACGATTATATTTCCGCTGCGCTACAATAGCATCGACGCTACGAGGAGCTAGGAAGTGATGGTAGGTAATTCCTTGGAACGTCCGACGTAGGAGGTCTTCCAAGCGTCCGTTCTTGAGTGAGGTATTTTGAGTTCATACCAGGCGCAAAGTCCACCGAGCTTTCGGACCTTCTCAAAAAGAATTAAAACGTATTTAGACCTTTGCAGTATTTTATTGCGGGTCGACCGTATTTAACTCGTTACAACTATAGCATACCCCGTGGCCAATCCCCAACTCACCCAAACCATCACCCAACTAAAAAGCGAGACCGACCTCATCCCGCCAGCCCGAAAACAAACCCTTGAGCGCCTCGCTGATTACATCCGACAGCAAAAGCAGCGGGGCGCCGTCCACCTCAACTTCATTTGTACCCACAATTCCCGCCGCAGCCACCTGGCGATGATCTGGGCCGCCGTTGCCGCAGCGGAGTACGGACTGGAGGGCGTGCATACATACTCCGGCGGTACCGAAGCTACCGCCTTCAACTCTCGTGCCGTGGCCGCCCTGGAGCGTATTGGTTTTCGGGTGGATAAGCCTGGCGGCGATAACCCGCGCTACGCTGTCCGATTTTCTGACGAGCAGCCCGCGCTGATCTGTTATTCCAAGACCTTTGACGACCCCGCTAACCCTATCAAGGATTTTGCGGCCATTATGACCTGCTCTGATGCGGATGAGAATTGCCCCTTTATTCCTGGTGTTGACCTGCGTTTGCCGCTTACTTATGAGGACCCTAAAACCGCAGATGATACGCCGAAGGAAGGGGAGCGGTACGAGGAGCGGGCGTGGCAGATTGGGCGGGAGCTGTTGTATGCTTTTGCTTTGGTTTAGGGTGGGGTTGGCTAAATCGCCGTCTCCCCAAACGATGATTAAAGCAAGGGTTGAGTTCCAGCTAAAGCTTGATCGTCAAATCTCTGATGCCATAGTTTCCGTTCAGGCTTCGGGGTGTTGTTCCTCATCCCTATTTCATCGCACCCGCGTCAGCGCCAAACCATCCATCAACTCACTTTCCGGTAAGTCAAGATCGCCAGCCCGTTAAAGACGAGCCCCAAAACCGCCGTCACCCGGAAGTTCCACGCCACGTCAGCCAGGCCGCTGCCCTTTAGCAGGACTTTGCGCATTACCGCTACGAAGTGCGCCACCGGGTTCGGGATGGTAAGCACCTGCGCCCAGTCGGGCATGCTCTCGATCGGGGTGAACAGTCCACTCATTAATATGAAAACCATCACAAAGAAAAATGCAACCAGCATAGCCTGTTGCTGGGTGTCGACCAGGTTAGAAATGAATAACCCGATACCAAGTACTGCGATTAGGCTAACCAGACAATAGCCAAATACCACCAGAAGACTGCCCTCGATCGGTACGTTGAAGATCAACTTGCCGGCAGTCAGTCCTATCGTCAGCAGGAACATACCGATGAACAGGAAGGGAACCATTTTGCCGAGAATGAATTGCCAGCTTTTGATCGGAGTCACGTTGATTTGCTCAATGGTGCCGATCTCCCGTTCGCGAACTGTATTCATCGCCGAAAGCAGAATAACCAGAATGATCACCAGCTCCCCTAGAATACCGGGCACCATGAAGTGTTTATAGTCTAAGTCGGGGTTATACCAGTTCGCTGAGGCCACTTCGATCCTTGGTGCCTTACTGCTATTCCCGCCATGGGCCTCCAGACGAATATCCTGGTTGAAATCCTGAATGATAGCCGATAGATAACCAGAGCCGACCGTTGCCGCCTGCCCGTTGATGGCGTTGACGAGCATTTGCAGCTTCACCTGCTCCCCCGTCAGGAAATTGCGCTCGAAGTCGGGTGGGATGTTGAGCACGATGTCCGACGTGCCCGCCAGCAAACCATGATTGGCCAGGTGAGTGGCCGGTGGCGCATCGATAAGCGTAAAACGATCGGAGGCGCGAACTTGCCCGATTAATTGCCGCGAATACTGCGAACGATCCAGGTCGGTAACCGTGAGGTTGACGTTCTTCACCTCGCTGTCTGCGGCAAACGATAGCAGGATAAGTTGCATGATCGGCATCACCGTCATCATCGGCAACATTGCTTTATTGCCAAGGATCTGAATGAACTCTTTCTGGATGATGAAAAACAAACGGCGCATGGCAGATTATTTGGTACGGACTTTGAAATTGACCCAACTAAGGCCAAGTAATAACAGCGTCATTCCTCCCAGCACCAACGTCGGTATCCAAAGGAAATTCATTCCCAACCCCTTCAGCATGACGCCCTTCAGCAGCTCGATGAAATAGGTCGCTGGTATGATCTTCGAAACTTGCTGCAAAAACCAGGGCATACTGGTGATCGGGAAAATGAATCCGGAGAGTAGCATCGACGGCATCAGCAACGAGAACAGGGAACCCATCATCGCTTCCTGTTGGGTAGCGGACCGCGTGGAAATCAGGATGCCGAGTGACAGGGCGGTTAGCACGTACAACAAGCAAAAGGACAGAAGCAGCACCAGACTACCTAGCACGGGGACGTCAAATACAAAGTAACCCATCACCAGGATCACTATTGCGTTAACCATCGAGATCACGACGTAGGGCGTCACTTTCCCGAGGATGATGGTCAGCGGGGAGAGGGGGCTGACCAGCAGCAGGTCCATTGTCCCCGTCTCCTTTTCCCGGGCAATTGTCAGGCTGGTCATCATCGCCGAGATCAGCAGCAGGATGATGGCAATTACCCCGGGGATGAAATTATAGGCGTTGATCAGTAGTGGATTATACACTAGCTGCGTTTCTACTCCGATCTGGAAGCTCCCCGGCCCACTGGCGTACCGTTGCTGGAAACTGTTGATGATCTGTCCGGTGTAATTGAGCATGGTCGTGGCGTAATTCGGGTCGGAACCATCTGCTAGTAGTTGCAATGACGTACGCTTACGGCGAAAAAAATCCTCTTCGAAATCCGGCGGAATAACTACGCCCATCTTCACTTCACCGGAGCGGAACAGCGCGTCGAGTTGATCGAGGTTCTGCGGTTCGCCGGCCAGGCTGAAATAGCCCGTAGCAGTCATTTCGTTGATCAATTCACGACTCAACTCATCGTGGGCATGGTCGATCACCGCCACCGGCGCGTTACGGAACTCAGTCGTCACGGCATAGCCGAAGATCAGTACTTGCGCGATGGGCATACCCAGGATGATCACCAGCGTGCGCGTATCCCGCAAAATGTGGTAAAACTCTTTACGAACGAAGGCCAGAAAGGAGCGCATAGTAAAAGTTTTTTGGCCTACTAGTCCAGTGTTAGATGGTTTTGGCGCTGACGCAGGTGCGAATAATTGGATAATGGAACAGGGAATGGAGAGCCAGTTGTAATCAATGGTTAGCGGACGAGCCGGAGAAATACCTCATCCATTGATTTGGCGGAGAACCTTTCCCGCAATTCTCCGGGAGTGCCCAACGCTGCGATCTTTCCCGCCACCATGATGGAAATGCGGTCGCAGTATTCAGCCTCATCCATGTAGTGGGTAGTGACGAAAATTGTCCGGCCATCCGCCGCTGACGCGTAGATCATTTCCCAGAATTGCCGCCGCGTAGCCGGGTCGACACCACCGGTAGGTTCGTCGAGGAAAACAACGTCGGGATCGTGAACGCCCGCCACGGCAAATGACAAGCGTTGTTTCCAACCCAATGGCAGACCTCCGACTTTCTCGTCGGCCTTACCTTCCAGCTGTAGTTCGGCCAGAATTTCGTTCGTCTTCTCCTTGATTGCCTTACGGCTCAACCCGTATACGCCGCCATAGAAGTTGATATTTTGGCGTACGGAAAGGTCCTCGTAAAGGCTGAACTTCTGGCTCATGTAGCCGATACGTTCCTTTACCCGTTCGCTCTCGGTCATCAAGTCCAGTCCGGCTACCGTCGCCTCCCCACTGGTGGGCTTACTCAGACCGATCAGCATTTTGATGGCGGTTGTTTTGCCCGCGCCGTTAGCCCCCAGGAAGCCGAATACCTCACCCCGCCCCACCTCAAAGGTGATGGCGTCCACGGCGGTAAAGTCCCCGAATTTTTTGGTCAGCCCTTCGGCGGTAATTACGTTGTCCAAATCAGTTTACATTAGGGCAAGGAACACGTCCTCGATGGTGGCCTCCGCCGGTTTTACGACGACGCTGCCGTGACCGGACTGACGGGCGTAGGCGGAGATTTCATCCTCGGTAGTACCTGGCTTCCCGGTGAGGTGAAGAAACTCCCCGAAGACCTCCACGCGCCGGGCAAAGGGTGCTTCGC carries:
- a CDS encoding ABC transporter permease → MRSFLAFVRKEFYHILRDTRTLVIILGMPIAQVLIFGYAVTTEFRNAPVAVIDHAHDELSRELINEMTATGYFSLAGEPQNLDQLDALFRSGEVKMGVVIPPDFEEDFFRRKRTSLQLLADGSDPNYATTMLNYTGQIINSFQQRYASGPGSFQIGVETQLVYNPLLINAYNFIPGVIAIILLLISAMMTSLTIAREKETGTMDLLLVSPLSPLTIILGKVTPYVVISMVNAIVILVMGYFVFDVPVLGSLVLLLSFCLLYVLTALSLGILISTRSATQQEAMMGSLFSLLMPSMLLSGFIFPITSMPWFLQQVSKIIPATYFIELLKGVMLKGLGMNFLWIPTLVLGGMTLLLLGLSWVNFKVRTK
- a CDS encoding protein-tyrosine-phosphatase produces the protein MANPQLTQTITQLKSETDLIPPARKQTLERLADYIRQQKQRGAVHLNFICTHNSRRSHLAMIWAAVAAAEYGLEGVHTYSGGTEATAFNSRAVAALERIGFRVDKPGGDNPRYAVRFSDEQPALICYSKTFDDPANPIKDFAAIMTCSDADENCPFIPGVDLRLPLTYEDPKTADDTPKEGERYEERAWQIGRELLYAFALV
- a CDS encoding ABC transporter permease gives rise to the protein MRRLFFIIQKEFIQILGNKAMLPMMTVMPIMQLILLSFAADSEVKNVNLTVTDLDRSQYSRQLIGQVRASDRFTLIDAPPATHLANHGLLAGTSDIVLNIPPDFERNFLTGEQVKLQMLVNAINGQAATVGSGYLSAIIQDFNQDIRLEAHGGNSSKAPRIEVASANWYNPDLDYKHFMVPGILGELVIILVILLSAMNTVREREIGTIEQINVTPIKSWQFILGKMVPFLFIGMFLLTIGLTAGKLIFNVPIEGSLLVVFGYCLVSLIAVLGIGLFISNLVDTQQQAMLVAFFFVMVFILMSGLFTPIESMPDWAQVLTIPNPVAHFVAVMRKVLLKGSGLADVAWNFRVTAVLGLVFNGLAILTYRKVS
- a CDS encoding ABC transporter ATP-binding protein, whose amino-acid sequence is MDNVITAEGLTKKFGDFTAVDAITFEVGRGEVFGFLGANGAGKTTAIKMLIGLSKPTSGEATVAGLDLMTESERVKERIGYMSQKFSLYEDLSVRQNINFYGGVYGLSRKAIKEKTNEILAELQLEGKADEKVGGLPLGWKQRLSFAVAGVHDPDVVFLDEPTGGVDPATRRQFWEMIYASAADGRTIFVTTHYMDEAEYCDRISIMVAGKIAALGTPGELRERFSAKSMDEVFLRLVR